The genome window AAGGTATGGAAGATTACTTGGAAACCAAATGAAGTAAAAACTACCGGAGTTACTACGCCCCATATAGATATTTCTTTATAATTTGGTGAGAATAAAGGTAAATTATCCCACTGAATCATGGAAACAAGTCCAATAACTAAAATTGCAATTATTATAAGTAACCCGATAAATAGCACTCGATTTATATAATCTACTAACTTTAGAGGTAATAATAATATTAGAATGCTAATAATAACATACCATGCTCCTATATAAGTTATACTTGTATCTAAAGCTAATAACTTCTGTAATATTGAAGAACCTCCATATATAAATACTGCAAGTAAAGCATATGAAAGGAGCTTAAGGCTTACCGTACCAATGATTTGAGCAGTATGTCCTGAAAAATATTTTCCAAGTGTCCCAAGTGTTAAGCCTTTACCAGCTTGAAGATTAAGCTCTAGATTAATTAAAGAAGTATAATACATTATAAACCAAATTATAAACATCAATATTATACTAGGTATTATACCTAATTTTGCTAATACCATCGGCAGTGCTATCATACCGCTACCTATACAAGTACCTGAAATTAACAGGATTGAACCAATAAGTTTTTGCATAATTTAATGAAAGTTAGGTTGAAGAAAAAAGTATGTAATTTTTGCTAAAAAGAAAATCAGCTAAAAAAAGAAGATAAGATTTTAAAGAAAAAAGTTTTGATAAGTAAAATTAACATTCGTATAATTTTGTTAAATCATATGTAACGATGTAGTATAATTATATTAATAATTTATGTCAAATTATTAATATTGCTTTTTAGAGGTATTTTTATATATTCTTATTAGACATCTTCCCAAACCACTGTCATCCCGTGGCTTGACCACGGGATCCAGTTAAAAATACTAAAATTATTAGTATTTTTTATTGTTTTTATGGACCTAGTTAGCAAGCCACGGGGTGACAGAGTAGGTTTTACCGGTCCACGCAACAATGCCATGCGAGTCTAGGCTCGACGTATAAATCACCTCAGAAGCTGGTTTGGAAAGATGTCTATGAAATTTACTATATTTAAAAATGCAGAGATTAGCCAAAATAATTAGTAATGCAGGAATATGTTCTAGGCGTGATGCTGAAAAGCTGATACTCGAAGGGCAAGTAAAAGTAGACGGCATTACAATTTTATCACCGGCTACAAATGTTGATATTAGTAATCAAATTGAAGTATCAGGCATATTAATCAATCAATCGCAAAAACCAAGGCTTTGGATTTATTACAAGCCTGTCGGTTTAATTACCACTCATAAAGACCCTTTATCTCGTAAAACGGTGTTTGAACAACTAACCGGTTTACCTCGTGTTATTTCAATAGGTAGACTGGATTTAAATAGCGAAGGTTTGTTATTACTAACTAATAGCGGTGACTTAGCTCGTCAGTTTGAGCTACCCTCAAATAGGTTAAAGCGAGTATATCATGTTAGGGCATATGGGAAGTCTGATATTCTACTAAAAAGCGATTATAAAAATTTAGAAATTGACGGGATATTTTATAATCCTCATTCGATAAAGTTACTTAAGCAAAATAAGAGTAATTCTTGGTTTGAAGTAGTTTTATTTGAAGGAAAAAATCGGGAAATTAGAAGAATATTCGAGTATTTTGGACTAAAAGTTAACAAATTAATTAGGATTCAATATGGTAGTTTTACAATAGATAATCTAAAACCCGGAGCTTATAAAGAAATAAATAATAAAATACTGGAAAAATAATTAGTAATGTGTTATTATTAACGCATTTTATAATCATATAGAAAACATATGACAAATCTTAATATATATAAATGTGAAGAAAAAGACTTAAACGATTATCTTGGTTATATAAAAGATAACCCTAGTGTCTCATTAAATGATTTTATCAAAAATAAATATTTCGCTGAAGATAATGATAAAATTATTATTACTAGCTTAGAAAATATGGAAATTAACGCAGATTTAGTCAATGCTAATTTCCAAGGTACAATATTAACAGATGCCGTATTTAATAATTGTGACTTAACAAATACCATATTATGTGATTCAGATTTAACAAATGTAAAATTTAATGATTGTACATTTATCGGTACCGACTTTAGAGGAGCAAATCTTCATTACACAGACTTTAATTATAAAGATTATGATTATGATAACTATAAAATCCCCAATCTAAAAGATAAAATACGAGATATAAAACTATCTTTTTCAGATCTTGAAAGATTAAATAAATATATA of Rickettsia tillamookensis contains these proteins:
- a CDS encoding pseudouridine synthase — translated: MQRLAKIISNAGICSRRDAEKLILEGQVKVDGITILSPATNVDISNQIEVSGILINQSQKPRLWIYYKPVGLITTHKDPLSRKTVFEQLTGLPRVISIGRLDLNSEGLLLLTNSGDLARQFELPSNRLKRVYHVRAYGKSDILLKSDYKNLEIDGIFYNPHSIKLLKQNKSNSWFEVVLFEGKNREIRRIFEYFGLKVNKLIRIQYGSFTIDNLKPGAYKEINNKILEK